The Bombus terrestris chromosome 9, iyBomTerr1.2, whole genome shotgun sequence genome contains a region encoding:
- the LOC100651884 gene encoding uncharacterized protein LOC100651884 encodes MNNPKERKATAAKTAKQKNNESKATSSKITTVNQQKVKSNKLWTNDDKKILLEGLKKYGTENVEAISQMLPNMSFEDIRWKITEYSEMAEYLYEHELINNWMNCGMFEPGDSLIPEALLFIHLFEKHPSPSEAEGFDFRAIYNFLYRSSLGPVSYFDLSPKDRDLLCILLSRLERKIWPKCEKDIWEYVGNTYNKRHIKKVYPGKRVPGQLL; translated from the exons atgaataatccTAAGGAAAGAAAAGCTACAGCAGCAAAAACTGCAAAGCAAAAGAATAATGAAAGTAAAGCAACAAGTAGCAAGATAACAACAGTAAACCAACAAAAAGTGAAATCAAATAAACTGTGGACTAAtgatgataaaaaaatattgttagaAGGTTTAAAAAAATATGGGACCGAAAATGTTGAAGCTATATCACAAATGTTGCCAAACATGTCTTTTGAAGATATCAGATGGAAAATTACTGAATATTCTGAAATGGCAGAATATTTATATGAACATGAACTAATAAACAACTGGATGAATTGTGGAATGTTTGAACCTGGGGATAGTCTTATCCCAGAagcattattatttatacatttatttgaaAAGCATCCATCCCCTTCAGAAGCAGAAGGTTTTGATTTCAG agcaatatataattttctttatcgcTCAAGCCTGGGACCAGTATCATATTTTGATCTATCACCAAAAGATAGAGATTTACTATGTATTTTGTTATCAAGACTAGAACGCAAGATATGGCCAAAATGTGAGAAAGATATCTGGGAATATGTTGGTAATACTTACAATAAAAGACATATTAAAAAAGTATATCCAGGAAAAAGGGTCCCGGGTCAACTTTTataa